From Thalassococcus sp. S3, one genomic window encodes:
- a CDS encoding ABC transporter ATP-binding protein translates to MLRLEGVSAGYGPVRVLYDVDLEAKPGEILCLLGRNGAGKTTLMKAIMGLVPLSSGRILLGDEEISALPAHEAPRRGIGYIPQGRRLFTELTVAENIEIGLMTRGKGAETRERVLDMFPRLRERMSQRAETLSGGEQQMLATARALCVEPSVLLLDEPTEGLQPSMIALIRDAVVKMREAGVAVILVEQRIEAVLSIADRVAFLESGYRREVVPADTLRADDTLLHKYVGV, encoded by the coding sequence ATGCTGCGGCTGGAGGGGGTCAGCGCGGGATACGGGCCTGTCCGGGTGCTCTATGACGTTGATCTGGAAGCGAAACCGGGTGAAATCCTCTGCCTTCTGGGCCGCAACGGCGCGGGCAAGACGACACTGATGAAGGCGATCATGGGGCTCGTCCCGCTGTCGTCCGGACGGATCCTGCTAGGCGACGAGGAAATCAGCGCCCTGCCCGCCCATGAAGCGCCGCGCCGGGGCATCGGCTATATCCCTCAGGGGCGACGGCTTTTCACCGAACTGACCGTGGCCGAAAATATAGAGATCGGCCTGATGACCCGTGGCAAGGGGGCCGAGACCCGCGAACGCGTGCTCGACATGTTTCCCCGCCTGCGGGAACGCATGAGCCAGCGGGCCGAGACCCTGTCGGGCGGCGAGCAACAGATGCTCGCCACCGCCCGCGCGCTCTGTGTCGAGCCGTCGGTCTTGCTGCTGGATGAGCCGACCGAGGGGCTGCAACCGTCGATGATCGCGCTGATCCGGGACGCGGTGGTCAAGATGCGCGAAGCCGGGGTGGCCGTGATCCTGGTGGAGCAACGGATCGAGGCGGTGCTCTCCATCGCCGACCGGGTGGCTTTCCTTGAAAGCGGATATCGGCGGGAGGTCGTGCCGGCCGACACTTTGCGCGCCGACGACACACTTTTGCACAAGTATGTGGGCGTCTGA
- a CDS encoding MarR family winged helix-turn-helix transcriptional regulator encodes MSERFPKPELYRLTEQVGFNLRRANQRHVAIFARHVTGLTPTQFAAIARLYELGALSQNRLGRLTAMDSATIKGVVERLAGKGLVQSRADAEDQRLRIVALTDAGKAAFLEAHDQALKARAETLQTLTEEEAAQLEALLEKLV; translated from the coding sequence ATGTCCGAGCGTTTTCCAAAGCCCGAGCTTTATCGTCTCACCGAGCAGGTGGGGTTCAACCTGCGCCGTGCGAACCAGAGGCACGTTGCGATCTTTGCCCGTCATGTGACGGGGCTCACACCCACGCAATTCGCCGCAATCGCAAGGCTTTACGAGCTGGGCGCGCTGTCACAGAACCGACTTGGGCGGCTGACGGCGATGGATTCCGCGACCATCAAGGGCGTCGTGGAACGTCTGGCGGGAAAGGGGCTGGTGCAGTCGCGGGCGGATGCCGAAGATCAAAGATTGCGCATCGTGGCGCTGACAGACGCCGGAAAGGCCGCGTTTCTGGAGGCGCACGATCAGGCCTTGAAGGCCCGGGCAGAGACGTTGCAGACGCTGACCGAAGAGGAAGCGGCGCAGTTGGAGGCGCTTCTGGAGAAACTGGTCTGA
- a CDS encoding xanthine dehydrogenase family protein subunit M: MAGQYLRPDRLTDALDALAAGGLTVAAGCTDLFPATERKSLPGDILDITGMAELRGIARVQEGLWIGATTTWTDLLRTDLPPAFDGLKLAAREVGATQIQNRGTIAGNLCNASPAADGVPPLLTLDAQVELQSAKARRVLPLAEFLRGPRDTAREASELLTAILIPDAALTGTSHFLKLGARRYLVISIAMTAARVVMTDGLVTEAALAIGSCGPVATRLPEAEAALIGRPLDPSVITDALVAGALSPIDDVRADAAYRSDGAAELMRRTLTALDRQGQEAA; encoded by the coding sequence TTGGCCGGCCAGTATCTCCGCCCCGACCGCCTGACCGATGCGCTCGACGCGCTTGCGGCGGGTGGCCTGACGGTTGCCGCCGGATGCACCGATCTCTTCCCCGCGACGGAGCGCAAGAGCCTGCCGGGCGATATCCTCGACATCACCGGGATGGCCGAACTGCGTGGGATCGCCCGTGTGCAGGAGGGGCTGTGGATCGGCGCCACGACCACCTGGACCGACCTTCTGCGCACCGATCTGCCGCCCGCCTTCGACGGGCTGAAACTGGCCGCGCGTGAGGTGGGCGCCACCCAGATCCAGAACCGGGGCACGATCGCGGGCAATCTCTGTAACGCCTCGCCCGCCGCGGATGGGGTGCCCCCGCTTCTGACGCTGGATGCGCAGGTCGAACTGCAGTCTGCCAAAGCCCGCCGGGTCCTGCCGCTGGCTGAATTCCTGCGGGGGCCGCGCGACACGGCGCGGGAAGCGAGCGAGTTGCTCACCGCCATTCTGATCCCGGACGCCGCCCTGACCGGCACCAGCCATTTCCTGAAACTCGGCGCGCGGCGCTATCTGGTTATCTCCATCGCGATGACCGCCGCGCGGGTCGTTATGACCGATGGCCTCGTGACCGAGGCCGCGCTGGCCATCGGCTCCTGCGGCCCTGTCGCGACCCGACTGCCGGAGGCGGAGGCCGCCCTGATCGGCCGGCCTTTGGATCCATCCGTCATCACCGATGCGCTTGTCGCGGGCGCGCTCTCTCCCATCGACGATGTGCGGGCCGATGCCGCCTATCGCAGCGACGGTGCGGCGGAGTTGATGCGCCGCACCCTGACCGCCCTCGACCGGCAGGGACAGGAGGCCGCATGA
- a CDS encoding molybdopterin cofactor-binding domain-containing protein, with protein sequence MNIQQPGLTLDIAGTPHRVKSNPGRRLSEVLRDELGLTSVKVGCDAGDCGACTVLIDGAQHCACLTPLAQAQGRRVETLERTDDDMLRSLQAAFLAHGAAQCGICTPGMLMAALQLLRTTPQPTRQEAEDALGGVLCRCTGYSKILDAVCDAHTPAPPAPVPEAGQSVGAPVPRLDGGPKVDGSERFGADRRPPGARLLRVLRAPHFHAAFAFGDIDAWRAARPGIDAVFTASDITGENRFSVIPPLADQPALASGTARFLGEAVALIVGDPDILEPLDLDTFPVTWTPLEHTLTQETGGRPEAPQLHVDRPENTLIRGRVTTGNPDTALAAAAHTVTGTVETAYVEHAYIEPEAGAAWMEGDTLVIEACTQAPMMDRDDTAKVLGLPPDKVRIIPAAAGGGFGSKLDLSIQPLLGLAVLKTSKPCYIAYSRMESMLSTTKRHPGTMTASIGADETGRITAMTFHGDFNTGAYSSWGPTVATRVPVHASGPYLTPHYRATSRAIHTNGPVSGAFRGFGVPQAAICQETLYDELAEACGLDRLAFRRLNALRDGDATPCGQVLQGVGIAECLAALQPHWDRALAEAVAHNATAPEVRRGVGVASCWYGCGNTALPNPSTIRIGITPAGRVSLHQGATDIGQGANTVITQIAADALGLPLDAFDLIGPDTALTPDCGKTSASRQTYITGKAAETAGRALRAAILRHTNLGDGARVALSPDTLTVAENGTRRDIALSTLATDVNGYVFAAQESYDPPTTALDADGQGTPYAVYGYGAQMAEVEVDMALGTTRVLHIAAAHDLGRVINPMLAEGQIEGGIAQGLGLALMEEFVPGRTENLHDYLIPTVGDMPPITSILIEKPDPEGPMGAKGLGEHVLIPTAPAILNAIRHASGAKITRLPALPHRLRRAIREAQ encoded by the coding sequence ATGAACATTCAGCAACCGGGACTGACGCTCGACATCGCCGGCACACCACATCGCGTCAAGTCGAACCCAGGTCGTCGTTTGTCCGAGGTGCTGCGTGACGAACTTGGCCTGACCAGCGTCAAGGTCGGATGCGATGCGGGCGATTGCGGGGCTTGCACGGTGCTCATCGACGGCGCCCAGCACTGCGCCTGTCTGACCCCGCTGGCGCAAGCGCAAGGGCGACGGGTCGAGACGCTGGAGCGGACCGACGACGACATGCTGCGCAGCCTTCAGGCGGCGTTTCTGGCCCACGGCGCCGCGCAATGCGGCATCTGCACGCCGGGCATGCTGATGGCCGCTTTGCAGCTTCTACGCACCACGCCTCAACCGACACGTCAGGAGGCGGAGGATGCTTTGGGCGGTGTGCTCTGCCGCTGCACCGGCTACAGCAAAATCCTCGATGCCGTCTGCGACGCCCACACGCCCGCCCCTCCCGCGCCTGTGCCTGAGGCAGGCCAGTCCGTCGGCGCCCCCGTGCCCCGGCTCGATGGCGGGCCGAAGGTCGATGGCAGCGAGCGGTTCGGCGCGGATCGGCGCCCTCCCGGTGCGCGGCTTCTCCGGGTGCTGCGCGCGCCGCATTTTCACGCCGCTTTTGCATTTGGCGACATCGACGCCTGGCGGGCCGCCCGCCCCGGCATCGACGCGGTTTTCACAGCTTCGGACATCACCGGCGAAAACCGGTTCTCCGTCATTCCACCTCTTGCCGATCAACCCGCCCTCGCCTCCGGCACCGCGCGTTTTCTGGGAGAGGCCGTGGCGCTGATCGTGGGCGACCCCGACATTCTGGAACCTCTCGACCTCGACACCTTCCCCGTCACCTGGACGCCACTTGAGCACACGCTGACACAAGAGACCGGCGGCCGGCCGGAGGCCCCTCAACTCCATGTTGACCGGCCGGAGAACACGCTGATCCGGGGCCGTGTCACCACCGGCAATCCCGACACAGCACTCGCCGCGGCGGCCCACACGGTCACCGGCACCGTCGAGACCGCCTATGTCGAACACGCCTATATCGAGCCCGAGGCCGGGGCCGCCTGGATGGAAGGCGACACGCTGGTGATTGAAGCCTGCACGCAGGCGCCCATGATGGACCGCGACGACACGGCCAAGGTTCTGGGCCTTCCGCCAGACAAGGTGCGCATCATCCCCGCCGCAGCGGGCGGAGGGTTCGGTTCCAAGCTCGACCTGTCGATCCAGCCGCTGCTGGGGCTTGCGGTGCTGAAGACGAGCAAGCCCTGCTACATCGCCTATTCGCGGATGGAATCGATGCTGTCGACCACCAAGCGTCACCCCGGCACGATGACTGCCAGTATTGGCGCGGACGAGACCGGGCGGATCACCGCGATGACCTTCCACGGCGATTTCAACACCGGCGCCTATTCCAGTTGGGGGCCGACCGTGGCCACACGGGTCCCGGTCCATGCCTCCGGCCCGTATCTGACCCCGCATTACCGCGCGACCAGCCGGGCGATCCACACCAACGGCCCCGTCTCCGGCGCGTTCCGCGGGTTTGGCGTACCACAGGCGGCGATCTGTCAGGAAACGCTCTATGACGAGTTGGCCGAGGCGTGCGGGCTCGACCGCCTCGCCTTTCGCCGCCTCAACGCGCTGCGGGATGGCGATGCGACACCTTGCGGGCAAGTTCTGCAGGGCGTGGGCATTGCCGAATGCCTCGCAGCGCTGCAACCGCATTGGGACCGTGCGCTGGCCGAGGCCGTAGCCCATAATGCGACCGCGCCAGAGGTGCGGCGCGGAGTTGGCGTGGCCTCCTGCTGGTATGGCTGCGGCAACACCGCCCTGCCCAACCCGTCGACGATCCGCATCGGGATCACGCCAGCGGGGCGCGTCAGCCTGCATCAGGGTGCCACCGATATTGGCCAGGGCGCCAACACGGTGATCACGCAGATCGCCGCCGATGCGCTGGGCCTGCCCCTCGACGCTTTTGATCTGATCGGCCCGGACACGGCGCTGACGCCGGATTGCGGTAAAACCTCCGCCTCCCGCCAGACCTATATCACGGGCAAAGCGGCTGAGACTGCGGGCCGGGCCCTGCGCGCTGCGATCCTGCGCCACACCAATCTGGGCGACGGCGCGAGGGTTGCCCTCTCTCCCGACACACTGACGGTTGCGGAAAACGGCACACGCCGCGACATCGCTTTGTCTACGCTGGCGACAGATGTAAATGGCTACGTTTTCGCGGCGCAGGAGTCCTATGACCCGCCCACCACCGCACTTGATGCCGATGGTCAAGGCACGCCCTATGCGGTCTATGGCTACGGCGCGCAGATGGCCGAGGTCGAGGTCGACATGGCGCTCGGCACGACCCGCGTCCTGCACATTGCCGCCGCCCATGATCTGGGCCGTGTCATCAACCCCATGCTCGCCGAAGGACAGATCGAAGGTGGCATCGCCCAGGGCCTTGGCCTCGCCCTGATGGAGGAGTTCGTGCCCGGGCGCACCGAAAACCTGCACGATTACCTGATCCCCACGGTGGGCGACATGCCCCCCATAACCTCGATCCTCATCGAAAAGCCCGACCCCGAAGGACCGATGGGCGCCAAGGGTCTGGGAGAGCATGTGCTCATCCCCACCGCCCCCGCGATCCTGAACGCCATCCGCCATGCGTCGGGAGCCAAGATCACCCGCTTGCCCGCCCTGCCCCACCGCCTGCGCCGCGCCATCCGAGAGGCGCAATGA
- a CDS encoding 6-hydroxynicotinate reductase translates to MNAPAKIRCDACPVMCYIAEGSTGACDRYANEGGQIVRCDPLTILDRRIAAGDEIKPFLAADWDGQQASGDDVQVSAIGAGTTYPDYKPAPFIVSREIEGVDCVTVVTEAIFSYCGVKVKIDTDRHLGTEAATVRAGGEAIGHVMTSEYGSQMLSLGGVDHLTGGSKAEGRNTCDALLRLCNKEAVELSIDGGSTVIVQAGAAPIVDGQRQERMRVGCGSATIGMFASQWQGLVDEVVVVDDHITGVVSEHQAGKVIDWPDTGIRILGRRSTPGRYFKVAEPGLGWGGTDIDDPLTILGPWREAKGARPGLTLLMVSTTGEHFAYYVLNDDLEPVAQPMPEALRPSVDLIAENCEPALCTVLFMGGAGGSLRSGVTRNPIHLTRSVHEEMTRVTCGGAPVYIWPGGGITIMADVTLLPDGAFGYVPTPALVAPLEFTVPREEYVRLGGHGAAIRDLDDILETGGEYGASARVVGSGS, encoded by the coding sequence ATGAACGCGCCCGCCAAAATCCGCTGCGACGCCTGCCCGGTCATGTGCTACATCGCCGAGGGCAGCACCGGCGCCTGCGACCGCTATGCCAATGAGGGCGGGCAGATCGTTCGGTGCGATCCTCTGACGATCCTCGACCGGCGCATTGCGGCGGGGGATGAAATCAAACCGTTCCTTGCAGCAGACTGGGACGGCCAACAAGCCAGCGGTGACGACGTTCAGGTCTCCGCCATCGGGGCCGGCACCACCTATCCCGACTACAAACCCGCCCCCTTCATCGTCTCCCGCGAGATCGAGGGCGTGGATTGCGTGACCGTGGTGACCGAGGCCATCTTCTCCTATTGCGGTGTGAAGGTGAAAATCGACACCGACCGGCATCTGGGCACCGAAGCGGCGACCGTGCGTGCGGGTGGCGAGGCAATCGGTCACGTGATGACCTCCGAATACGGCTCGCAGATGCTGTCGCTGGGTGGCGTGGACCACCTGACGGGCGGGTCGAAGGCCGAAGGTCGCAACACCTGCGACGCGCTGCTGCGGCTCTGCAACAAGGAAGCGGTAGAGTTGAGCATCGACGGCGGCTCGACCGTGATCGTTCAGGCGGGGGCTGCGCCCATCGTGGACGGACAGCGCCAAGAACGCATGCGCGTGGGCTGCGGGTCGGCCACGATCGGGATGTTTGCGTCGCAGTGGCAGGGGCTGGTGGACGAGGTCGTCGTCGTGGACGACCACATCACCGGCGTCGTCTCCGAACATCAGGCAGGCAAGGTGATCGACTGGCCCGATACCGGGATCCGCATCCTGGGTCGCCGGTCCACTCCGGGGCGCTATTTCAAGGTGGCCGAACCGGGGCTGGGCTGGGGCGGCACCGATATCGACGATCCGCTGACCATTCTTGGCCCGTGGCGAGAGGCCAAGGGCGCACGACCGGGGCTGACGCTTCTGATGGTCTCCACCACCGGCGAACATTTCGCCTATTACGTGCTGAATGACGATCTGGAACCCGTCGCCCAGCCGATGCCCGAGGCGCTGCGACCTTCCGTCGATCTGATCGCCGAGAATTGCGAGCCAGCGCTCTGCACCGTCCTCTTCATGGGCGGGGCCGGTGGTTCCCTTCGCTCGGGTGTGACGCGCAACCCAATCCACCTGACCCGCTCCGTTCATGAGGAGATGACCCGCGTCACCTGTGGTGGCGCGCCGGTCTATATCTGGCCGGGCGGCGGGATCACGATCATGGCCGATGTCACATTGCTGCCCGACGGGGCCTTTGGCTACGTGCCGACGCCTGCCCTTGTCGCGCCCCTCGAATTCACGGTGCCACGTGAGGAATATGTCCGGCTCGGCGGCCATGGCGCGGCCATCCGTGATCTGGACGATATTCTGGAGACGGGCGGCGAATACGGCGCGTCGGCCCGTGTCGTGGGATCGGGCTCCTGA
- a CDS encoding UPF0280 family protein, which produces MQSPQAHLLPDGRRLHLHHGPIDLILEVFGPARDACYAQATARFQTVLEELVAELPGLRRPLNGTAFQGATARCMAEAARRVRSVFVTPMAAVAGAVADEVLSAALKGHDVPKAYANNGGDIAFHLAPGEDLTAASAAGSIRITASSGVRGLATSGWQGRSHSLGIADAVTVAAPSAAMADLAATLIANAVDLPGHPTVSRRPARILSPDSDLGDRPVTVDVGPLTGAEIAAALSRGADFAKTLADQGLIAEASLNLQGTTRLVTTPLRQKAPLCLTS; this is translated from the coding sequence ATGCAGTCCCCGCAAGCGCATCTGCTGCCGGATGGCCGGAGGCTGCATTTGCATCACGGCCCCATCGACCTCATCTTGGAGGTCTTCGGTCCTGCGCGCGACGCCTGCTACGCTCAGGCCACGGCGCGCTTCCAAACCGTACTGGAAGAGCTTGTCGCCGAACTTCCCGGCCTGCGCCGCCCGCTGAATGGCACCGCGTTTCAGGGCGCCACGGCAAGGTGCATGGCGGAGGCCGCGCGCCGCGTTCGGAGCGTTTTCGTCACCCCCATGGCCGCCGTGGCCGGGGCTGTGGCGGATGAAGTGCTTTCCGCCGCCCTGAAAGGCCATGACGTTCCCAAGGCCTATGCCAACAACGGCGGCGACATCGCCTTTCATCTGGCCCCCGGCGAAGACCTGACCGCCGCCTCTGCCGCCGGTTCCATCCGCATCACCGCCTCCAGCGGCGTGCGGGGCCTCGCCACCTCCGGCTGGCAGGGGCGCAGCCATTCTCTGGGCATTGCCGATGCCGTGACCGTCGCCGCTCCATCGGCGGCGATGGCCGACCTTGCCGCGACGCTGATCGCCAATGCGGTCGACCTGCCCGGGCACCCGACCGTTTCACGCCGCCCTGCCCGTATCCTGTCCCCCGATAGCGATCTGGGGGATCGTCCGGTGACCGTTGATGTCGGCCCTCTGACAGGTGCAGAGATAGCCGCAGCCCTTTCCCGTGGCGCGGACTTTGCAAAAACGCTTGCGGACCAGGGCCTGATCGCCGAAGCGTCCCTAAACCTTCAGGGTACCACGCGCCTTGTTACAACACCCTTAAGACAGAAAGCCCCTCTATGCCTGACTTCATGA